A window of the Pelagicoccus albus genome harbors these coding sequences:
- a CDS encoding TAT-variant-translocated molybdopterin oxidoreductase encodes MKRAPYNHPETAAQSGPRYWRSLDDLSQSPEFLAQVEREFGPEASEMNEVDRRHFFKIMAASFAIGGLGFAGCRRPDAHILPHSKMPEHQIPGQALYYATGFPLRGETLPLLIETHTGRPTKVEGNAEHPGYKGGTTRKAQAAILDLYDPDRATSHTKGSSKISNADVDDLLASLGKKYAGTSGAGAAVLAESSSSPTRLRLKKAFLAAFPEATWAEFDAIDSSNAAVAAAKLTGNEQLKPKYDLSKAARILAVDADFLDEEEGSVQFSKQFSAGRKVRSSKDSMNRLYSVESNFSLTGAMADHRKRLASSQMVSFLAAIALELDLGVEGNALGSVLTPLASTLDADTQEWAAKCAEDLSSHKGESLVFVGQHLSPEAHGLGLLINEKLGNLKKTVSLVAVDNGATASIQDLAASIESGSVSSLVILGGNPVYNAPAGLDFASLLDSVEEVVRLGYYSDETSEKASYNILQAHFLEAWGDGRTYGGDVVAQQPMILPLFDGLSEIEVLARILGEANADGYSLVYATFQGANADAGKHAFDGFLNEGFSASAYAVANNNISGIELAELLSDYSAPSAPSKDHLEVRFVNDPSVDDGRFINNGWLQECPDPMTKLTWDNAIIVSPRFAKDLGIVAPDSANQIAHKNPNKVRDGIQFASVATITVDGREVTGAIHIQPGLDNYTVVLPLGYGREKTGRVGTGSGFSAYAIRTATAFVTNATLALTGAEYQLAETQEHWSMEGRAIVREGNLDDYAADPSFVHAMGMESHSPAIYGDAADMSTQEKITKTPRGGSIYEHPDLTGVHQWGMSIDLNVCTGCNSCVIACQSENNIPIVGRDQVRRGREMHWIRLDRYFSSGATDKTEIPEDPQVSVQPIACMQCETAPCETVCPVNATVHDEEGLNAMAYNRCIGTRYCANNCPYKVRRFNFFDYQQRQLDKLYLGPLAPKGMPELVQMAQNPDVSVRMRGVMEKCTFCVQRINQAKIAQQAKAGDSDDVRVRDGAIKVACEQACPTDAIVFGDLKDPDSRVSDLFDNERTYSLLGYLNTRPRTTFMARIRNPNPKMPDYGDLPLSTVEYNNASHGSHDSHDSHGSHDDHSDSHSEPEGGNH; translated from the coding sequence ATGAAACGCGCACCTTACAATCACCCAGAAACAGCAGCGCAGTCCGGCCCACGCTACTGGCGTAGTCTCGACGACCTGTCTCAATCCCCAGAATTCCTCGCTCAGGTAGAGCGCGAGTTCGGTCCGGAAGCCTCCGAAATGAACGAAGTGGATCGTCGCCACTTCTTCAAAATCATGGCTGCGTCTTTCGCTATCGGCGGTCTCGGATTTGCCGGATGTCGTCGTCCCGACGCCCACATCCTCCCGCATTCCAAGATGCCGGAGCATCAGATCCCAGGTCAGGCTCTCTATTATGCAACAGGTTTTCCGCTCCGCGGTGAAACGCTTCCGCTTCTCATCGAGACGCACACTGGACGTCCTACCAAGGTAGAAGGAAATGCCGAGCATCCTGGATATAAGGGCGGTACCACTCGCAAGGCTCAAGCGGCGATCTTGGACTTGTACGATCCCGATCGTGCCACCTCCCACACTAAGGGAAGCTCCAAGATCAGTAACGCGGACGTAGACGATCTTCTCGCTAGCCTCGGCAAAAAGTATGCCGGAACAAGTGGAGCAGGCGCTGCGGTATTGGCTGAAAGCTCTTCCTCTCCAACGCGCCTCCGCTTGAAAAAGGCATTCCTTGCCGCTTTCCCAGAGGCTACTTGGGCGGAGTTTGACGCGATCGACTCAAGCAACGCTGCAGTCGCTGCGGCCAAGCTCACCGGTAACGAGCAGCTCAAGCCAAAATACGATCTTTCCAAGGCCGCTCGAATATTAGCGGTAGACGCCGACTTCCTCGATGAAGAAGAGGGCTCTGTTCAGTTCTCCAAGCAGTTCTCTGCTGGTCGTAAGGTTCGCTCCAGCAAGGACTCGATGAACCGACTTTACTCGGTCGAGAGTAACTTCTCTTTGACCGGTGCGATGGCCGACCACCGCAAGCGTTTAGCATCTAGCCAGATGGTTTCGTTCCTTGCTGCCATCGCTTTGGAGTTGGATCTGGGTGTTGAAGGCAACGCTCTCGGTTCAGTTTTGACTCCGCTCGCTTCGACTTTGGACGCCGACACGCAAGAGTGGGCAGCCAAGTGCGCGGAAGACCTTTCCAGCCACAAGGGTGAAAGTCTTGTCTTCGTAGGGCAGCACCTGTCGCCTGAGGCTCATGGACTCGGGTTGCTGATCAACGAAAAGCTCGGAAACCTCAAGAAGACAGTTTCTCTAGTCGCGGTAGACAACGGAGCGACTGCATCCATTCAGGACCTCGCAGCAAGCATCGAATCTGGTTCGGTAAGCTCTCTAGTCATCTTGGGAGGTAACCCAGTCTACAACGCGCCGGCTGGCTTGGACTTTGCCTCACTACTCGACAGTGTTGAGGAAGTGGTACGACTCGGCTACTATAGCGATGAAACTTCTGAAAAGGCTTCCTACAACATACTGCAGGCTCACTTCCTCGAAGCTTGGGGAGATGGCCGCACCTATGGCGGTGATGTTGTAGCTCAGCAGCCAATGATTCTCCCATTGTTCGATGGATTATCTGAAATCGAAGTTTTGGCCCGTATTTTGGGTGAAGCTAACGCCGATGGCTACAGCTTGGTTTACGCAACGTTCCAAGGTGCGAACGCCGACGCTGGTAAGCACGCATTTGATGGCTTCCTGAATGAAGGTTTCTCCGCCTCCGCTTACGCCGTAGCGAACAACAACATTTCTGGAATCGAGTTGGCGGAACTTCTTTCGGACTATTCCGCTCCATCCGCTCCAAGCAAAGATCATCTCGAAGTTCGCTTCGTCAACGACCCGTCTGTGGACGATGGCCGCTTCATCAACAACGGCTGGTTGCAGGAATGTCCTGATCCCATGACTAAGTTGACATGGGACAATGCGATTATCGTCAGCCCACGCTTTGCGAAAGACCTCGGAATTGTTGCTCCAGACTCTGCCAATCAAATCGCTCACAAGAACCCGAACAAGGTTCGCGACGGTATTCAGTTTGCGTCGGTGGCAACTATCACAGTCGATGGCCGCGAAGTTACGGGAGCGATCCACATTCAGCCCGGTCTGGACAACTACACCGTAGTGCTTCCGCTCGGTTACGGTCGCGAAAAGACTGGACGTGTAGGAACCGGCTCCGGTTTCAGCGCTTACGCCATCCGCACTGCGACCGCTTTTGTTACCAACGCGACGCTCGCTTTGACTGGAGCGGAATACCAGTTGGCTGAAACGCAAGAGCACTGGTCCATGGAAGGACGCGCGATTGTCCGCGAAGGTAATCTCGACGATTACGCAGCGGATCCATCATTCGTTCATGCCATGGGTATGGAGTCGCATTCCCCAGCGATCTACGGCGACGCGGCTGATATGTCCACTCAGGAAAAGATCACCAAGACTCCACGTGGCGGCTCGATCTACGAACATCCGGACCTAACTGGTGTTCACCAGTGGGGGATGAGCATCGACCTGAACGTTTGTACGGGTTGTAACTCCTGTGTGATCGCCTGTCAGAGCGAGAACAACATTCCAATCGTAGGTCGTGACCAGGTTCGCCGTGGACGTGAAATGCACTGGATTCGTCTAGACCGTTACTTCTCTTCCGGAGCAACTGATAAGACCGAAATCCCTGAAGACCCACAGGTTTCCGTGCAGCCAATCGCCTGTATGCAGTGTGAAACGGCACCTTGCGAAACAGTTTGTCCAGTAAACGCGACTGTACACGACGAAGAGGGACTCAACGCGATGGCCTACAACCGTTGTATCGGAACCCGCTACTGCGCGAACAACTGTCCATACAAGGTTCGCCGCTTTAACTTCTTCGATTACCAGCAACGCCAACTCGACAAGCTCTACCTTGGACCACTCGCTCCAAAGGGAATGCCAGAGCTCGTACAGATGGCGCAAAACCCAGACGTCTCGGTTCGCATGCGTGGCGTAATGGAAAAGTGTACTTTCTGCGTGCAGCGTATCAACCAAGCCAAGATTGCTCAACAGGCCAAGGCTGGCGACAGCGACGATGTTCGCGTTCGCGACGGAGCCATCAAGGTCGCCTGTGAGCAGGCTTGTCCGACTGATGCGATCGTGTTCGGTGATCTTAAGGATCCCGATAGCCGCGTATCCGATCTTTTCGACAACGAACGCACGTATTCGCTGCTTGGATACCTCAATACGCGTCCTCGCACCACTTTCATGGCTCGCATCCGCAATCCTAATCCAAAGATGCCGGACTATGGAGATCTGCCACTATCCACGGTAGAATATAACAATGCGTCCCACGGATCGCATGACTCACATGATTCCCATGGCTCGCATGACGACCACTCTGATTCACACTCCGAACCTGAAGGAGGAAACCACTAA
- the nrfD gene encoding NrfD/PsrC family molybdoenzyme membrane anchor subunit, producing the protein MASASSHSNAVRPAILDEVNPVDIPRQACVANDRSFNWITEKICGIVEEKTPTWWWVCFIIACCTASFTFVGLIYLAVTGVGVWGLANPVNWGWAIVNFVFWIGIGHAGTLISAILCLLRQKWRTSINRAAEAMTIFAVVCAGLFPVFHVGRVWFAVYPGYLFPFPNANAIWPNFRSALLWDVFAVSTYGTVSVLFWYIGLIPDFATVRDRAKTKIRKIAYGIVAMGWRGSNRHWSNYEMLYLILAGLSTPLVLSVHTIVSFDFAISLVPGWHTTIFPPYFVAGAIFSGFGMVLTLMLPLRAIYGLDDLITQYHIDCMTKIILATGTMVGYAYGMEFFIAAYGANGFEVFAFVNRAFGNYAWAYWIMISCNVISPQFFWFKKIRENTTLVWVITLFVNVGMWFERFVITVTSLSRDFLPSSWGYYSPTVVDIFTYLGTFGLFSVLFLLFLRFVPLMAMAEIKAVTPQADAHHH; encoded by the coding sequence ATGGCCAGCGCTAGCTCCCATTCAAACGCAGTGAGACCCGCGATTCTTGATGAAGTAAATCCGGTCGATATCCCCCGCCAAGCTTGTGTGGCGAACGACCGAAGCTTCAATTGGATCACTGAGAAGATCTGCGGCATCGTAGAGGAAAAGACTCCCACATGGTGGTGGGTCTGCTTCATCATCGCATGCTGCACCGCGAGTTTCACTTTCGTTGGTCTCATCTATCTCGCCGTAACGGGTGTGGGTGTTTGGGGTCTTGCCAATCCAGTCAACTGGGGTTGGGCGATCGTAAACTTCGTATTCTGGATCGGTATCGGTCACGCGGGTACGCTGATTTCGGCGATCCTCTGCTTGCTTCGACAGAAATGGCGTACCTCGATCAACCGCGCTGCGGAAGCGATGACGATTTTCGCCGTTGTCTGTGCGGGACTTTTCCCCGTCTTCCACGTGGGGCGTGTCTGGTTTGCGGTCTACCCTGGTTATCTTTTCCCTTTCCCGAACGCGAACGCCATCTGGCCTAACTTCCGTTCGGCGCTTCTTTGGGACGTATTCGCGGTTTCGACTTACGGTACCGTATCGGTTCTCTTCTGGTACATCGGCTTGATTCCCGACTTTGCGACCGTTCGTGACCGTGCGAAGACTAAGATTCGCAAGATCGCCTACGGCATCGTCGCCATGGGATGGCGAGGATCCAACCGCCACTGGAGCAACTATGAAATGCTCTATCTGATTTTGGCGGGTCTATCTACTCCACTGGTACTCTCGGTTCACACGATCGTATCCTTCGACTTTGCGATCTCTTTGGTCCCAGGTTGGCACACAACGATCTTCCCGCCGTACTTCGTGGCAGGGGCGATCTTCTCCGGTTTCGGTATGGTACTCACTTTGATGCTGCCACTCCGAGCGATCTACGGATTGGACGATTTGATCACTCAGTACCACATCGACTGTATGACCAAGATCATTTTGGCGACTGGTACGATGGTTGGTTACGCCTATGGTATGGAGTTTTTCATCGCGGCTTACGGCGCGAACGGATTTGAAGTATTCGCCTTCGTTAACCGCGCTTTCGGCAACTACGCGTGGGCCTACTGGATCATGATTTCCTGTAACGTTATCTCTCCACAGTTCTTCTGGTTTAAGAAGATTCGCGAGAACACGACCTTGGTCTGGGTTATCACGCTCTTCGTCAACGTCGGTATGTGGTTCGAGCGTTTCGTAATCACTGTTACTTCACTCTCGCGTGACTTCCTTCCATCCAGCTGGGGCTACTATTCCCCAACGGTTGTGGATATCTTCACTTATCTCGGAACCTTCGGTCTCTTCTCTGTGCTGTTCCTCTTGTTCCTCCGTTTCGTGCCTCTGATGGCAATGGCGGAAATCAAGGCGGTTACTCCCCAGGCTGACGCTCACCACCATTAA
- a CDS encoding DUF3341 domain-containing protein: MADKFGILAKFDTPADIMHAAEKVRDAGFKNWDVITPFPIHGMDGAMGLKRSWVPRFTICGGTIGFLTGMSMIFYTSATDFGIPFLSDGYQILIGGKPLFSPYFAFPVSYELTILFSAFASIAGMFILNKLPMHYHPALKIDKVNEASDDKFFLYIEANDPQFDEAKTRSFIEGLHPVEVSDMEE; this comes from the coding sequence ATGGCGGACAAATTTGGAATACTCGCTAAGTTCGACACCCCGGCTGACATTATGCATGCAGCGGAAAAGGTGAGGGACGCAGGCTTCAAGAATTGGGACGTGATTACGCCTTTCCCAATTCACGGAATGGATGGGGCTATGGGGCTTAAGCGCTCTTGGGTGCCACGCTTTACAATCTGTGGCGGTACGATCGGCTTCCTGACTGGTATGAGCATGATCTTCTACACGTCGGCAACGGACTTCGGAATCCCGTTCCTAAGTGACGGCTACCAGATCCTGATCGGTGGTAAGCCGCTTTTCAGCCCGTACTTTGCCTTCCCAGTCTCCTACGAGCTGACAATTCTCTTTTCTGCCTTCGCATCCATTGCAGGCATGTTCATTCTAAACAAGCTGCCGATGCACTATCATCCGGCGCTCAAGATCGACAAGGTCAACGAAGCCTCCGACGACAAGTTCTTCCTCTACATTGAGGCGAACGATCCGCAGTTCGACGAAGCTAAGACCCGCAGCTTTATCGAAGGCCTGCACCCGGTCGAAGTATCCGACATGGAGGAATAG
- a CDS encoding c-type cytochrome yields MRYVYLIFIFAVIATVSVLGFRGTKTTKNPLEIFPDMDRMPKYHPQAESSFFADGRTDRLPVAGTVARGTFIEDTYMASGKQGDAYGNGFPIEVNQAAIERGEERYNIYCKVCHGAAGDGQGRTAAFGMAAIANLTNAPYTDMADGEIFHYIGHGSRSGRMFGYKEKLSVEDRWKVVLYVRALQRAANGSIEDLTPADKEGLGL; encoded by the coding sequence ATGCGTTACGTATACCTGATATTTATATTCGCTGTGATAGCGACTGTGAGTGTACTCGGCTTCCGAGGCACTAAAACTACTAAGAATCCTTTGGAGATATTTCCGGACATGGACCGCATGCCGAAATATCATCCGCAGGCAGAAAGCTCGTTTTTTGCGGATGGACGCACCGATCGACTACCGGTCGCTGGGACAGTCGCACGTGGTACCTTTATCGAAGATACCTACATGGCCAGTGGAAAACAAGGCGATGCTTACGGTAATGGTTTTCCGATTGAAGTGAACCAAGCCGCTATAGAGCGCGGAGAAGAGCGTTACAACATTTACTGTAAAGTCTGCCACGGCGCTGCAGGGGACGGCCAAGGTCGAACCGCTGCGTTTGGAATGGCAGCCATCGCTAACTTAACTAACGCTCCATATACAGATATGGCTGATGGTGAGATTTTTCACTACATCGGCCATGGCAGCCGCAGTGGCCGGATGTTCGGCTATAAGGAAAAGCTTTCGGTCGAAGACCGTTGGAAGGTCGTCTTATACGTTCGCGCTCTACAGCGAGCGGCAAACGGCTCCATCGAAGATTTAACTCCTGCTGACAAGGAGGGACTAGGACTATGA
- a CDS encoding cbb3-type cytochrome c oxidase subunit I, producing MNLICNLFSSVFPTLEGDGSKRDREQGIDASMRFATLGLIKGSVFWLLVSSLLGLIVSVKLHSPNYLSEYSWLTYGKAYPAFWNALIYGWLFNAGLACVVWIVSRLGGRPSGNSGLLIIASGAWNVSVLLGLLGIFKGDQTPFRMLEFPTYVAPLLFASFIGIGIWILLAFKSRVYRSSFASQWYALAGVFSFVWIYTVAQGMIFCSPAQGVFQSVVAAWFGGNLVGLVVIPFALAAVYYAIPKVLGQPIVGYRQSNIAFWSWILFSSCAGLASLGNGPFPAWVVSVGVVASFGLLLPLSIFSMQFLSSLLASFSKIWDTISIRFVFYAVVAFMVGTIFTILGALRGVQEVTQFSQYYDGVRFLVLVGFAGMSFTGVIYYILPRLVNKELPNTSLADLQFWVQGLGIFLITVGLVYGGYVHGSLLNQSTADTVAILENTKTYLFLTSLGFVIFSFGNFAYAVSFVWIILSPRTEKEKSADLIESAPELEYTHS from the coding sequence ATGAATCTGATCTGCAACCTCTTTTCTTCGGTTTTTCCAACGCTTGAGGGCGATGGATCGAAACGTGACCGGGAGCAAGGGATCGACGCCTCCATGCGTTTTGCGACGCTTGGCTTGATCAAGGGCTCAGTTTTCTGGCTTCTCGTGTCGTCCCTTCTTGGCCTAATCGTTTCGGTTAAGCTTCACTCACCAAATTACCTGTCTGAGTATTCTTGGCTGACCTATGGCAAGGCGTACCCTGCTTTCTGGAATGCGCTAATCTACGGTTGGCTATTCAACGCGGGCCTGGCTTGCGTGGTTTGGATAGTTTCTCGCCTGGGTGGACGTCCTAGTGGAAACAGCGGTTTGTTGATCATAGCCAGCGGTGCGTGGAATGTTTCTGTCCTGCTTGGGCTTTTGGGAATTTTCAAGGGTGACCAGACTCCATTCCGCATGTTGGAATTTCCAACTTATGTAGCGCCTCTGCTTTTCGCATCCTTCATTGGGATAGGAATTTGGATCTTGCTCGCTTTCAAATCCCGCGTCTACCGCTCTTCATTCGCGTCTCAGTGGTACGCCCTCGCTGGTGTTTTCAGCTTCGTCTGGATTTACACAGTGGCCCAAGGGATGATTTTCTGCAGCCCTGCTCAGGGTGTTTTCCAGAGCGTCGTTGCCGCTTGGTTTGGTGGAAATTTGGTTGGGCTCGTTGTAATCCCATTTGCCTTGGCGGCTGTATACTATGCGATTCCTAAGGTTCTAGGTCAGCCGATCGTTGGCTACCGTCAGTCTAACATCGCTTTTTGGAGTTGGATTCTGTTTTCGAGCTGCGCAGGCCTTGCATCACTTGGCAATGGACCGTTTCCAGCTTGGGTGGTTTCAGTTGGAGTTGTAGCGAGCTTTGGACTTCTGCTCCCGCTTTCGATCTTTTCGATGCAGTTTCTGTCGAGCTTGCTGGCTAGTTTCTCCAAGATCTGGGACACGATCTCCATTCGTTTCGTATTCTACGCGGTGGTAGCCTTTATGGTTGGAACCATTTTCACGATCCTTGGCGCTCTTCGCGGCGTTCAGGAGGTTACCCAGTTTAGCCAATATTATGACGGCGTACGTTTTCTCGTCCTAGTAGGTTTTGCCGGAATGTCATTCACGGGCGTCATCTATTACATCCTGCCGCGATTGGTTAACAAGGAGTTGCCCAACACATCTTTGGCTGATCTTCAGTTCTGGGTGCAAGGACTTGGCATTTTCCTGATTACAGTTGGTCTCGTTTACGGAGGTTATGTTCACGGATCACTCCTGAACCAGAGCACAGCTGACACGGTGGCGATCTTGGAAAATACCAAGACCTATCTTTTCCTCACATCGCTCGGCTTCGTCATCTTCTCATTTGGTAATTTCGCATATGCCGTTTCGTTTGTTTGGATCATTCTTTCTCCAAGAACCGAAAAGGAAAAATCAGCCGACTTGATTGAGTCTGCTCCTGAACTCGAGTACACGCATTCATGA
- a CDS encoding cbb3-type cytochrome c oxidase subunit II — protein MNRGPFIFIGVLIIVSLSWAFTLVKPIQEAGRLSPQGLGTDRVPTLLPGLASQGKEIYQEQGCVNCHTQQTIGIVGSDIAREWATRQSMPLDYIEQTPVLTGTNRVGPDLANVGERRTDANWHYLHFYNPQITSPGSNMPSFAFLYEVREIIGEPSNRALELPAEYRPEPGYEVVPSREADALVAYMLGLSQAYEIEAAPTPEKLAYK, from the coding sequence ATGAATAGGGGACCTTTCATTTTTATCGGCGTTCTCATCATCGTGTCGCTCTCTTGGGCGTTCACGCTGGTAAAGCCGATTCAAGAAGCGGGACGGTTGAGTCCGCAGGGCTTGGGAACGGATCGAGTTCCAACATTGCTTCCCGGACTAGCCAGTCAGGGCAAAGAAATATACCAAGAGCAAGGATGCGTTAATTGCCATACTCAGCAAACGATTGGAATCGTTGGAAGCGATATTGCGCGTGAGTGGGCGACTCGTCAGTCGATGCCTTTGGACTACATCGAACAGACTCCTGTTTTGACTGGCACCAACCGTGTGGGACCTGATTTGGCAAATGTCGGCGAACGCCGCACCGATGCCAACTGGCACTACTTGCATTTCTACAATCCGCAAATCACGTCTCCCGGAAGCAATATGCCTTCTTTCGCATTTCTCTACGAGGTGCGCGAAATTATTGGAGAGCCCTCTAATCGAGCTCTTGAGCTTCCTGCGGAATACCGTCCGGAGCCTGGTTACGAAGTGGTACCTTCCCGTGAAGCAGACGCACTCGTTGCCTACATGCTCGGCTTGAGCCAGGCTTACGAAATCGAAGCGGCTCCAACCCCTGAAAAGCTCGCCTACAAGTGA
- a CDS encoding c-type cytochrome, translating into MQDDQEQPNLPGVDASKASDESVLRVHAQLRRKHIEGSPVAFFTVTALVIVFVFGWFYVRRYFADFDSNAVLYDRGDIAAMQAWAERPQEPAGPVVIDGGALYAQQCVACHQATGQGLAGAFPPLAGSEWVTGVPELPIKILLAGLGGEIEVKGATYNGAMPAFGAVFDDAEIAAVVNYVRTSWDNGASEVTADQVAEIRGAIGSRGTWTADELSEHF; encoded by the coding sequence ATGCAAGACGATCAAGAACAACCTAATTTGCCAGGGGTCGACGCCAGTAAGGCGAGTGACGAGAGTGTACTCCGCGTACACGCCCAATTGCGTCGCAAGCACATTGAAGGCTCTCCAGTGGCTTTCTTCACAGTAACGGCCTTAGTCATCGTTTTCGTATTTGGCTGGTTCTATGTTCGCCGCTATTTCGCGGACTTCGACTCGAATGCTGTCCTTTACGACAGAGGGGACATTGCCGCGATGCAGGCTTGGGCCGAACGCCCTCAAGAGCCTGCGGGGCCAGTTGTTATCGATGGCGGCGCCTTGTATGCTCAGCAGTGTGTGGCTTGTCACCAAGCCACGGGGCAAGGCTTGGCAGGAGCGTTCCCTCCGCTTGCTGGATCTGAATGGGTTACCGGAGTTCCGGAACTACCAATCAAAATTTTGCTAGCTGGTCTTGGCGGAGAAATCGAAGTTAAAGGCGCCACTTATAATGGAGCTATGCCTGCGTTTGGCGCTGTGTTTGACGATGCGGAAATCGCAGCGGTCGTGAATTACGTCCGTACTTCCTGGGACAATGGAGCTTCCGAAGTCACCGCAGATCAGGTTGCGGAAATTCGTGGGGCTATCGGAAGCCGCGGCACTTGGACCGCGGACGAGCTTTCCGAGCATTTCTAG